One stretch of Toxoplasma gondii ME49 chromosome XI, whole genome shotgun sequence DNA includes these proteins:
- a CDS encoding starch binding domain-containing protein (encoded by transcript TGME49_310620), with protein MTIQRDDRLFCSVRFNCHCSQTQFGDQVCLLGSTASLGNWSFSHRLTLTTSPELFPLWRTERPILLPANSEVRYKFLICREDAPLCLACRYGAAASRSLRAPDPTDRAAGSLAPLRPTRRLFGHAEGSFREVEDGSSALEELAHEVSSARQETRAPATARKGDTCLQKGAFGLLLTAEDLAKSQMCCGAVMKGEWEAAKKWENIKGVQGDRVLHVANDAVEVFDTFGAEPAVPSARQAQAPLQVTPTESAQLLSGPFIVGSREGEWHFSSGNVLFACDSAEAAERRSLQRRQASLTHDIGDLYGPSAARPRGTVCLSHRDYSSLRQKDCVLLSHRDSSSFLPQKECSLLYRKANVFRKQTDGCFPHLETSFRPLASPAPAQRTSLRPHQVPPLQLAGLSSPRSPSSHEPPYCSPCSFSSSSSRSSCSSLALQGDPSTPALAPVSISRRRNSVSSWNGGPPVSARSPALHPWISCGVSPRKVPLSPLASDSFRSALDSMAAYYPAHGLGDLAPTALGSSPRRGAPAETASGAHVTAGPAMCAEAAQTEAPCRLGLSGAQRGRGKAIEWRETERDGERGDRRLRGESAHAGATSARAFGGGRLESERSWQGNRRNSVACAFHLQKGEGVGPRVGASLAREREAEVRGEDLECEDTERHSVEKVGVSSEDSAEFLLRLLGERNLPLPTVLSLALASLSAPAVAAGRPPPPPSSFLENAETSEASARACASRGSCFPCKGTPETLQAAGRSASQRLGPRACAWNESRALRGSSAEAEISTDEQSARGDKSARGSGDQRGVASLPRKTDLPRDDGILLTEAALARLEERIVQTVQAAVCTPRVTSVREAGEAPLQGSGNCEAHEGEWKERQATHAFRREEREAFPTSSASLSSVQGALEGRRDAQEDTDCFLEEVEAEKRRQMGTTASPADTKPGRARTLFAACTTAPRSGGRSAGKETPDEKPRTLQTRESGRRKESLGFEAERRHVSFVRRGETQSKRKTHRVYVPLKSAVRHSAVKPCERDAADLRRRSCSEVFGLRGSHPNCVEKQESEGGEEKEEDDRRDAENDGDDERETESRDTSCLSPHASSLSSDSSFDTVEQSWLRASHERTGGSLSPLFSARDAGEQGSSDREEKTEEDRGKQEDEKEQHNGVEEEEENKEGQVKRDEGSEEHLLKEQLSSLNDQVTCLSCALFEIRREQAFSRQLLASLCGCVERALEKRQETGNGTSCVSAPRPTPRVRQRRLEVSAPPTKTSSEGERSVRKQRASSANPAMSISTSALRHAGAREDEEKAKGEEDQEGEEDKEVASDGAVTDFELQREALELAEESGVQVYALDGRSSRCSSDEELDS; from the exons ATGACGATACAACGCGACGACCGGCTTTTCTGCTCCGTCAGATTCAACTGCCACTGCAGTCAAACCCAGTTCG GGGACCAGGTGTGCCTGCTCGGGAGCACGGCGTCGCTGGGGAACTGGTCGTTCTCTCATCGCCTCACACTGACGACTTCTCCGGagttgtttcctctctggcgGACCGAACGGCCGATCCTGCTGCCTGCGAATTCGGAGGTGCGTTACAAGTTCCTGATTTGCCGCGAGGACGCgcccctctgtctcgcgtgTCGCTACGGCGCGGCCGCCTCCCGCAGTCTCAGGGCGCCGGACCCCACAGACCGTGCTGCCGGGTCCTTAGCTCCGCTGCGGCCGACGCGTCGACTTTTCGGTCACGCCGAAGGATCATTTAGAGAGGTCGAGGACGGAAGCAGCGCGCTCGAGGAGCTCGCACACGAAGTGAGCAGtgcgagacaggagacacgcgcGCCCGCGACGGcgcggaaaggagacacctgtctcCAAAAGGGCGCCTTCGGCCTCCTCCTCACCGCCGAAGACCTCGCGAAGAGTCAAATGTGCTGCGGCGCTGTGATGAAAGGCGAGTGGGAAGCCGCAAAAAAATGGGAGAACATCAAAGGCGTCCAGGGCGACCGTGTCCTCCACGTCGCCAACGACGCCGTCGAAGTCTTCGACACTTTCG GCGCCGAGCCCGCGGTGCCTTCCGCGCGCCAGGCACAGGCCCCGCTGCAAGTCACTCCAACTGAATCTGCGCAGCTTCTCTCGGGGCCTTTCATTGTAGGCTCTCGAGAGGGCGAATGGCACTTCTCCTCCGGCAACGTTCTCTTTGCATGCGACAGTGCAGAAGCcgctgagagaagaagtctgCAGAGGCGCCAAGCGTCTCTCACGCATGACATCGGGGATCTCTACGGGCCTTCTGCTGCGAGACCAAGAGGcaccgtctgtctctcccacCGAGACTACTCTTCCCTCCGTCAGAAAGactgtgttcttctctctcatcgagactcctcctcgtttcttccccaGAAGGAATGTTCTCTTCTCTACCGGAAGGCAAACGTTTTTCGCAAGcaaacagacggttgcttTCCGCATCTAGAGACTTCTTTCCGCCCTCTGGCTTCCCCGGCGCCGGCCCAGCGCACGAGTCTTCGGCCTCACCAGGTGCCGCCCCTCCAGCTCGCGggtctttcgtctcctcggtcCCCATCTTCTCACGAGCCTCCCTACTGCAGCCCGTGTTcgttctcgtcgtcttcttcaagaTCCTCGTGTTCTTCTTTGGCTCTCCAGGGGGATCCGTCCACTCCGGCTCTCGCCCCTGTCTCAATCAGTCGCAGGCGCAACAGTGTGTCTAGCTGGAACGGTGGGCCTCCTGTTTCTGCGCGGTCGCCTGCTCTGCATCCCTGGATTTCCTGTGGAGTGTCTCCCAGGAAGGTtcccctctcgcctctcgcttcaGACTCCTTTCGCTCCGCCCTCGACTCCATGGCCGCCTACTACCCCGCCCACGGGCTCGGCGACCTCGCTCCGACCGCGTTGGGCTCCAGTCCCCGCCGCGGCGCgcccgcggagacagccagCGGGGCGCATGTGACCGCCGGCCCCGCCATGTGCGCCGAGGCTGCGCAGACGGAGGCGCCTTGTCGTCTTGGACTCAGTGGGGCACAGAGAGGTCGGGGAAAGGCGATAGaatggagagagaccgagagagacggagagagaggagacaggagactcaGAGGAGaatccgcgcatgcaggggcGACATCGGCGAGGGCCTTCGGCGGGGGGCGGCTTGAATCTGAAAGGTCGTGGCAAGGCAACCGGAGGAACagcgttgcatgcgcgtttcatctgcagaaaggagaaggcgtAGGGCCTCGCGTAGGGGCAAGCcttgcgagagaaagagaagcagaggtcCGAGGAGAAGATCTTGAATGCGAAGATACAGAG CGACACTCTGTCGAAAAGGTTGGAGTCTCGTCGGAGGACTCCGcggagtttcttcttcggctgctGGGCGAGAGGAATTTGCCGCTTCCtacagttctctctctggcgctcgcctctctgtctgccccCGCGGTCGCTGCAGGACGTCCTCCTcccccgccttcttccttcctggaaaacgcagaaacctCTGAAGCCTCTGCGCGAGCCTGCGCATCTCGAGGctcttgttttccttgcAAAGGAACGCCAGAGACACTCCAGGCG GCCGGTCGTTCGGCGTCTCAGCGTCTCGGCCCGCGGGCCTGTGCGTGGAACGAGAGCAGAGCATTGAGGGGGTCgtcagcagaagcagaaatcTCAACCGACGAAcagagcgcgagaggagacaagagtgCGCGCGGAAGCGGAGACCAGCGAGGAGTCGCGTCGCTGCCTAGAAAGACAGACTTGCCCCGCGACGACGGGATACTTCTCACCGAAGCTGCACTCGCGCGCCTGGAAGAACGAATCGTCCAGACTGTGCAAgcagctgtatgtacaccgcgaGTGACCTCAGTCAgggaggcgggagaagcgCCCTTGCAGGGAAGCGGGAACTGCGAGGCGCACGAAGGAGagtggaaggagaggcaggcgacaCACGCCTTccgacgcgaagagagagaagctttCCCAActtcttcggcctctctctcgagtgtACAGGGAGCTCTGGAAGGACGACGAGACGCGCAGGAAGACACAG ACTGCTTCTTGGAAGAGGTCGAAGCGGAAAAGAGGCGCCAAATGGGAACAACAGCATCGCCCGCAGACACGAAGCCTGGACGAGCGAGAACTCTTTTCGCTGCTTGCACCACGGCACCCAGAAGTGGAGGCCGAAGcgcggggaaggagacacctgaCGAGAAACCGAGGACCCTTcaaacgcgagagagcggTCGACGCAAAGAATCCCTCGGTTTCGAggcggaaaggagacacgtgAGCTTTGtccgaagaggagaaacgcagtcAAAGCGCAAGACCCACCGGGTGTACGTACCCCTCAAAAGCGCCGTGCGTCACTCCGCCGTGAAGCCCTGCGAGCGAGATGCTGCTGACCTCCGGCGGCGCAGTTGCAGTGAAGTTTTCGGACTTCGTGGAAGTCACCCAAATTGTGtcgagaagcaagagagcgaaggaggagaggagaaggaagaagatgacCGAAGAGATGCCGAGAACGATGGGGACGAtgaacgagaaacagaaagcagagacacatcctgtctctcgccgcaCGCATCCTCACTGTCTTCGGACTCCTCTTTCGACACTGTTGAGCAGAGTTGGTTGCGAGCTTCACATGAGCGAACTGgcggttctctctctcctttgttctCTGCCAGAGATGCAGGGGAACAGGGAAGCAGcgaccgagaagagaaaacggaagaggACCGGGggaaacaggaagacgagaaggaacaacATAATGgagtcgaagaggaagaagagaataAAGAAGGGCAAGTGAAAAGGGATGAGGGAAGTGAGGAGCACCTTTTGAAGGAGCAGCTGTCGTCGTTGAACGACCAGGTGACTTGTTTGTCATGTGCGTTGTTTGAGATTCGGAGAGAGCAAGCGTTCTCTCGGCAATTGCTGGCCTCTCTTTGCGGATGCGTGGAGCGGGcgctggaaaagagacaggagacaggaaacgggACCTCCTGTGTCTCGGCGCCCAGGCCCACACCTCGAGTGCGTCAGCGTCGTCTGGAGgtctctgcgcctccgaCAAAGACGTCCAGTGAAGGGGAACGTTCAGTGAGGAAGCAAAGAGCGAGCAGCGCGAATCCAGCAATGTCGATCTCCACCAGCGCTCTCAGACACGCGGGAGCccgagaagatgaagaaaaagcaaagggggaggaagaccaagaaggagaggaagacaaagaggtCGCTTCTGATGGGGCTGTCACGGATTTTGAGCTGCAAAGAGAAGCATTAGAGCTggcagaagaaagtggagtGCAGGTGTATGCTCTGGATGGCCGCTCTTCGCGATGTTCGAGCGATGAAGAACTTGACAGCTAG
- a CDS encoding phosphorylase family protein (encoded by transcript TGME49_310640) produces the protein MSELKGKNIFLTPDGRTYHLGVKKGDLASLIVTVGCEQRARVLAAKFLTDVTEVSSSRQFYTFTGKYIKGGQRMSIVCIGMGAPMADFFIREASFVLEGEPLAVVRIGSCGIVDYATRPGTLMLSDESMYCYRNYCHFDGEAALGNKRECGRDPRPYLLTAPVKADKRLTDLIEANLNAQGAAVKRGLNCSAETFFACQGRELPLWNDNNANLLKDMTDLGVVSLEMETHQIFHLMHQRQHSIPNGPKSYAASLMIGLVNRSNPNLTAHVTAEDQDKATLAAGEAAFDALVTLVSEGIIKPAA, from the exons ATG TCGGAACTCAAAGGAAAGAATATCTTCCTTACCCCGGATGGTCGCACGTACCATCTGGGCGTCAAGAAGGGAGACTTGGCATCACTGATCGTGACGGTCGGCTGCGAACAGCGCGCGCGGGTTCTCGCAGCGAAATTCCTTACGGATGTCACGGAGGTTTCCTCTTCGCGACAATTCTACACCTTCACGG GCAAATACATCAAAGGCGGACAGCGCATGTCGATCGTCTGCATTGGCATGGGTGCTCCGATGGCAGATTTTTTCATTCGTGAAGCCTCTTTTGTTTTGGAAGGAGAACCCTTGGCCGTCGTTCGCATTGGCAGTTGTGGAATCGTCGACTACGCGACCCGGCCGGGTACTCTCATGCTCAGCGACGAGAGCATGTACTGCTACAG GAACTACTGTCACTTTGACGGCGAAGCAGCTTTGGGAAACAAACGGGAGTGCGGGCGCGACCCGCGACCCTACTTGCTGACAGCGCCGGTCAAGGCAGACAAGCGTTTGACCGATCTTATCGAAGCCAACTTGAATGCGCAGGGTGCAGCAGTCAAACGAGGCCTCAACTGCTCGGCGGAGACTTTCTTCGCTTGTCAG GGCAGAGAGTTGCCGCTGTGGAACGACAATAACGCGAACCTCCTGAAGGACATGACAGACCTGGGGGTCGTGAGTCTGGAGATGGAGACGCACCAAATCTTCCATCTCATGCACCAGAGACAGCACAGCATCCCAAACGGACCCAAGTCGTACGCCGCCTCTCTCATGATCGGCCTTGTGAACCGGAGCAATCCGAACTTGACAGCTCACGTGACG GCGGAAGACCAAGATAAGGCTACTTTGGCAGCGGGCGAAGCTGCCTTTGATGCCCTTGTGACACTTGTTTCCGAAGGCATCATCAAGCCTGCGGCGTAA
- a CDS encoding hypothetical protein (encoded by transcript TGME49_310630) yields MSFGGGGVQAQLDVPYQKVADWLLCRRQVADNWAQLLKAAHAHVAEAVTQGVGDEQVAQEFLQKNKDELHYLKIKELVSILSQSSQASASLLSLSFGCSPFRRWRALQRAMEKGNLHILDMSRWLSRHLNDNIPVLQRSIQAKQKQITDGGKRKQELQRAAQEAECAYTALCDKYGIRPGSGPAEEGRLEEALKKQILVHVSKLLPERLKEAEKLLVAEGPAIIEMYRRFRVYQRGEASEAASESPEDFLPMLRFVAAHGNAPATVALKLVDPEGACKEDIQIQRAESGGREKEAACLGIEVEDHGEGDRETGASAEAQIEVITVEEGEETGGEVSLFESRLCRRALLDDVHELHAFLYQRLKECEEDGSRGKKSVGKKAGHTAGVAQLTSLPEELVVPAGQLGTWLKACQMVEELLGGRETLDLLQLRQSETQMSKLVSLFSLTRRNVRKSLSAAVQLERRLTEQQGEIKEEQNKLNALKAEARELRKALEEALETVVKGAKVTLVGIQPDKLA; encoded by the exons ATGAGTTTCGGCGGGGGCGGAGTCCAGGCGCAGCTGGATGTACCGTACCAGAAAGTTGCGGACTggcttctctgtcggcgTCAGGTTGCAGACAACTGGGCACAGCTGCTGAAAG CTGCCCACGCACACGTTGCAGAGGCTGTCACGCAGGGTGTCGGGGACGAGCAGGTGGCTCAAGAATTTCTTCAGAAGAATAAAGACGAACTCCATTACCTGAAAATAAAAGAACTCGTTTCGATCCTTTCTCAG TCTTCACAAGCTTCAGCgtctcttctcagtctctcctTCGGCTGTTCTCCGTTTCGGCGATGGCGGGCTCTGCAGCGCGCGATGGAAAAAGGCAACTTGCACATTCTTGACATGAGCAG GTGGCTTAGTCGGCATCTCAACGACAACATCCCCGTTCTCCAACGATCCATtcaggcgaagcagaagcag ATCACCGACGGAGGCAAGCGGAAGCAGGAGCTGCAGCGTGCGGCCCAAGAGGCGGAGTGTGCGTACACCGCGTTGTGTGACAAGTATGGAATTCGCCCAGGGTCTGGTCCAGCGGAGGAAGGTCGTCTAGAAGAGGCTTTGAAGAAGCAGATTCTCGTTCACGTCAGCAAACTGTTGCCCGAGCGTTtgaaggaagcggagaagctTCTCGTCGCCGAGGGTCCGGCCATCATCGAGATGTACAGACGCTTCCGCGTGTACCAGCGAGGCGAGGCCAGCGAGGCGGCTTCAGAATCCCCAGAAGATTTCCTGCCAATGCTGCGGTTTGTCGCCGCTCACGGAAACGCGCCGGCGACTGTCGCGCTGAAGCTTGTCGACCCagaaggcgcatgcaaagaggACATCCAGATACAACGAGCGGAGTCAGgtgggagagaaaaggaagcggcCTGCCTCGGCATCGAAGTCGAGGATCATGGTGAAGGCGACCGAGAAACCGGCGCGAGTGCAGAGGCGCAGATCGAGGTGATCACAgtcgaagagggagaggagacaggggggGAAGTGAGCCTGTTCGAATCTCGACTTTGCCGCCGAGCACTGCTTGACGACGTCCACGAGCTCCACGCCTTCCTGTATCAACGTCTGAAGGAGTGTGAAGAAGATGGCAGCCGAGGGAAAAAGTCAGTCGGAAAAAAGGCCGGGCACACTGCCGGAGTAGCTCAACTCACGAGCTTGCCGGAGGAACTTGTCGTTCCTGCTGGTCAG CTGGGCACGTGGCTGAAAGCATGCCAGATGGTAGAAGAACTCCTCGGCGGTCGGGAGACTTtggatcttcttcaactgaGGCAGAGTGAAACTCAGATGAGCAA acttgtttccctgttctctctgacgcGCCGCAACGTCCGCAAGTCTCTCAGTGCGGCAGTACAGTTGGAGAGACGTCTGACCGAGCAGCAGGGCGAG ATCAAGGAAGAGCAAAACAAGTTGAATGCGCTCAAGGCAGAAGCTCGGGAGCTCCGGAAGGCCCTTGAGGAAGCCTTGGAGACCGTCGTCAAGGGGGCGAAAGTGACTCTCGTTGGAATCCAGCCAGACAAACTTGCGTAG